One segment of Hippopotamus amphibius kiboko isolate mHipAmp2 chromosome 2, mHipAmp2.hap2, whole genome shotgun sequence DNA contains the following:
- the GTF3C4 gene encoding general transcription factor 3C polypeptide 4 isoform X4, with product MSTAKARLGPAADRPAPPEEEEGEAGGKEPGADAAPGPSAAFRLLVTRREPAVKLQYAVSGLEPLAWSEDHRVSVSTARSIAVLELICDVHNPGQDLVIHRTSVPAPLHSCFLKVGSKTEVAECKEKFATSEDPTVSQTFMLDRVFNPEGKALPPLRGFKYTSWSPVGCDANGRCLLAALTMDNRLTIQANLNRLQWVQLVDLTEIYGERLYETSYRFSKSEAPEGTLRDFAEFQRRHSMQTPVRMEWSGICTTQQVKHNNECRDVGSVLLAVLFENGNIAVWQFQLPFVGKESISSCNTIESGITSPSVLFWWEYEHSHRKMSGLIVGSAFGPVKILPVNLKAVKGYFTLRQPVVLWKEMDQLPVHSIKCVPLYHPYQKCSCSLVVAARGSYVFWCLLLISKAGLNVHNSHVTGLHSLPIVSMTADKQNGTVYTCSSDGKVRQLIPIFTDVALKFEHQLIKLSNVFGSVRTHGIAVSPCGAYLAVITTEGMVNGLHPVNKNYQVQFVTLKTFEEAAAQLLESSVQNLFKQVDLIDLVRWKILKDKHIPQFLQEALEQKIESSGATYYWRFKLFLLRILYQSMQKTPSEALCRPAHEDSKILLVDSPGTGNAEDEQQEEGTSSRQMNKQGLQEKSKEGDPEDPTDDPLTQSGDSGGREPMEEKLLEIQGKIEAVEMHLTREHMKRVLGEVYLHTWITENTSVPTRGLCNFLMSDAEYDDRTARVLIGHISKKMNKQTFPEHCSLCKEILPFTDRKQAVCSNGHIWLRS from the exons ATGAGTACGGCCAAGGCGCGGCTGGGCCCCGCGGCCGACCGGCCTGCGCCgcccgaggaggaggagggcgaggCGGGCGGGAAGGAGCCGGGGGCGGACGCGGCCCCCGGGCCCAGCGCCGCGTTCCGCCTCCTGGTGACTCGGCGGGAGCCGGCGGTGAAGCTGCAGTACGCGGTCAGCGGCCTGGAGCCGCTGGCGTGGTCCGAGGACCACCGCGTGTCGGTGTCCACGGCGCGCAGCATCGCCGTGCTGGAGCTCATCTGCGACGTGCACAACCCGGGCCAGGACCTGGTTATCCACCGCACCTCGGTGCCCGCGCCTCTCCACAGCTGCTTCCTCAAA GTTGGCTCAAAAACGGAAGTTGCTGAGTGTAAGGAGAAGTTTGCCACCTCCGAAGACCCCACAGTCAGTCAGACGTTCATGCTGGACAGGGTGTTCAACCCGGAGGGCAAGGCTTTGCCACCACTGAGAGGCTTCAAGTACACTAGCTGGTCCCCTGTGGGCTGTGATGCTAATGGCAGGTGCCTCCTGGCAGCACTGACCATGGACAATCGCCTGACCATCCAGGCTAACCTCAACAGACTGCAGTGGGTCCAGCTGGTCGATCTGACAGAGATTTACGGAGAACGTCTCTATGAGACCAGTTACAGGTTCTCTAAAAGTGAGGCCCCGGAAGGGACTCTCAGGGATTTTGCCGAGTTTCAGAGGAGACACAGCATGCAGACCCCCGTCAGGATGGAGTGGTCTGGCATCTGCACTACTCAGCAGGTCAAGCATAACAATGAGTGCCGCGACGTGGGCAGCGTGCTGCTGGCCGTCCTCTTTGAAAACGGCAACATTGCTGTGTGGCAGTTTCAGCTGCCGTTTGTAGGGAAGGAATCCATCTCTTCATGCAACACGATTGAGTCAGGAATCACCTCGCCCAGTGTTTTGTTCTGGTGGGAATACGAGCACAGTCATCGGAAAATGAGCGGCCTTATTGTGGGGAGCGCGTTTGGACCTGTAAAAATTCTTCCAGTCAACCTCAAAGCAGTTAAAGGCTATTTCACGTTAAGGCAGCCCGTCGTCTTGTGGAAAGAAATGGACCAGTTGCCAGTACACAGCATCAAGTGTGTACCCCTGTATCACCCTTACCAGAAGTGTAGTTGTAGCTTGGTGGTGGCCGCAAGAGGATCCTATGTGTTTTGGTGTCTTCTTCTGATCTCCAAAGCAGGTCTGAACGTGCACAATTCTCATGTCACAGGCCTGCACTCACTGCCGATTGTCTCCATGACTGCAGACAAGCAGAACGGGACAGTGTACACTTGCTCCAGCGACGGCAAGGTGAGGCAGCTGATTCCCATCTTCACGGATGTTGCGCTGAAGTTCGAACACCAGTTGATTAAGCTGTCAAATGTGTTCGGCTCCGTGAGGACACACGGGATAGCCGTGAGCCCCTGCGGTGCGTACCTGGCCGTCATCACCACAGAGGGCATGGTCAACGGCCTCCACCCCGTTAACAAGAACTACCAGGTTCAGTTCGTTACTCTCAAAACCTTTGAAGAGGCAGCTGCTCAGCTTCTGGAATCTTCAGTTCAAAATCTGTTTAAGCAGGTAGATTTAATAGACCTAGTACGCTGGAAGATTTTGAAAGATAAACACATCCCTCAGTTTTTACAAGAAGCTTTGGAGCAAAAGATTGAAAGCAGTGGGGCCACCTATTACTGGCGCTTCAAACTCTTCCTCCTGAGGATTTTATACCAGTCGATGCAGAAAACCCCTTCAGAAGCCTTATGCAGACCCGCCCATGAGGACTCGAAAATCTTACTTGTCGACTCACCTGGGACAGGCAACGCCGAGGATGAACAGCAAGAAGAAGGCACCTCCTCCAGACAGATGAACAAGCAGGGCCTGCAGGAGAAGAGCAAAGAAGGGGATCCAGAGGACCCCACAGATGACCCACTCACTCAGTCTGGAGACAGCGGAGGCCGAGAGCCAATGGAGGAGAAGCTCCTTGAAATCCAGGGGAAGATTGAAGCCGTGGAAATGCACTTGACCCGCGAGCACATGAAGCGAGTCCTAGGCGAGGTATACCTGCACACCTGGATCACAGAAAACACTAGCGTCCCCACCAGGGGCCTCTGTAACTTTTTAATGTCTGACGCAGAGTATGATGACAGAACCGCACGG